The genomic region TCGAGCAGATCCGGCTCGCCACGCAGGCTGGCGTCGCCGCGGCCGGCATCGACCCCACCACGGTGGTGATGGCCTACACCTTCCGCACGCAGGGCATCACCCACCCGGCGCTGCAGCTCGCGGCGGTGCCGTACTCCTCGACGGTGGCGCCGCTGATGGTGCCGGGGGCCCTCACTGCGGCGGCGCTGCCCCCCGGCGTCCCGAGCGCCAACGTGGCCGAGGTCTTCTCGGCGAAGATGCCGACCCTCAACCCCATCGACGCCACCACCGGCGCGCTCAACCCCGACAACACCAAGTGGACGCCGGGCTCGCTGAACGCCCTCGTGGTCGTGCCCGCCATCCTGGGCGCAACCTCGTGCACCGCCAGCCCCGGCGCCTGCGCCAAGCTGCCGCTCGTCGTGTTCCAGCACGGGCTCGGGCAGAACAAGACCAACGTCTTCGCCATCGCCAGCGCCCTCTCGACGGCCGGCTTCGTGACCGTCGCCATCGACGCACCGCTGCACGGTGAGCGCGCCTTCTGCGCCGCCGACGCCGACTGCGCCTGCGCGCCGGGCGTCACGAGCTGCGGCACGCCGAAGTGCACCCTCCCGGCGAGCGGGCTGAACAAGCTCTACCCCACAGGCACCTGCGGCACCGGCCAGGTGGCCACCTCCGGCAAGTACTTCGTGACGGCGAACTTCTTCGCCACCCGCGACGCGCTCCGCGAGGACATCCTCGACCACTCCGCCCTCATCGCCGCGCTCGCCCCGCTCTCGGCGGCGGCCGCCAACCCGGTCTCGACTGAGCTCGCCACGAAGGGCGTCGCCATCGACCCGACCAAGGTCTACTGGGTCGGCCAGTCGCTCGGCGGCATCCTCGGCACGCTCAACACCGCCGTGGACCCGCGCATCTCGAAGGCGGTCCTGAACGTGCCGGGCGGCACGCTGGTGGACGTCTTCACCAACTCGCCCACCTTCCAGCCGCAGCTCGCGCCCATCTTCGCCTCCATCGGCGTCACGGTGGGCACGCCGCAGTACCTGCAGGCGCTGCAGCTCGCGAAGTGGATCCTCGACGGGGCCGATCCCATCAACTTTGCCGGCCACCTCACCGGCGACGCGACCCACCCGACGCTGGCGAACCCGCTCTCCGCGACCGGCGCGGCGCAGTCCGGCAAGGCCATCTACGGGCAGTACGCGATCTGCGACCAGGTGATCACGAACCCCTTCGAAGCGTTCCTGTTCGAGCAGGCGGGGGTGACGCCGGGCGGGGCCAACCCGCTCACCGTCTACACCGTGGCCGGCGCGGGCACTCCGGGCGCGTGTACGCCGCCGAGCTCTGATCCGGCAACGAACAACCCCGCGCACGGCTTCCTGCTGAACGGCGTCGACCCCACCGCCACCGCGAACGGCCAGTCGGACGCGGCCGGGTGGCTGGCCGGCCTGCTCACCACCCCTCCCGCCACGCACTAGAGGACCGACCATGCGCAAGCCCATCACCGCACTTGCCCTCCTCGCGCTGCCCGTCCTCGCCCTCGCGAGCGGGTACAGCGTCCCCAACTACAACCCGCGCGACCTCGCGCTCGCCGACTCGGCGGTGGCCGCCCAGGACGGCGCGGCGGCCGTCTACCGGAACCCGGCCGCGCTCGCCGGCCTCGAGGGCGTGGACCTCGTGCTCGGCGGCAGCCTCATCGACCTGCGGAGCGACTGGACGGCGACCGCGGCGCAGCAGGCGGCCGGCGTGAGCCCGACCGCCGCCAGCATGTACCCGAAGGCCGTCTTCCCGCCGGGCATCTACGCCTCCTACGGCGGCGCCATCGCCGGCCACCGCTTCGGCGTGGGCGCCGGCTTCAACATCCCGGCGGGCGGCAACGTCTACTGGCGGAACGACTGGCCGGGCAGCACCGACATCATCAGCGTGAACCGGAAGGTGTACGCCGGCTACCTCTCCGGCGGCTTCCAGCTCGTCCCGGGGCTCAAGCTCGGCGCCGGCGTCGTCTACTACCGCACCACCGAGCTCCTCGACCGCTCGGTGGACTTCATCTCCACCCAGGGCTACGGGAAGCTCGGGACCTCGGGCGACGCCTGGAGCTACGACCTCTCCTTCGAGTGGACGCCGCTGCGCGACGTGCCGTTCACGATCGGCCTCGATTACAAGCACAAGGGCGATCAGAAGCTCACCGGCAACGCCACCTTCCTGAACGTCCCGCCGGCGCTGGCGGGGCAGGCGGCGGACCAGGCCGTCACCCATGAGCTGACGGTCCCGAACTACCTCAACGTCGGGCTCGCCTACCGGGTGGTGCCGCAGCTCCTCCTCACCGGCCAGTACTCCTTCGAGCGCTACGTCGTGTACCGGACCGACACGTTCCAGGGGAACCAGGGCGTCACCATCGAGGTGCCGCGCAGCTGGGGCAACGGCCACCTCTTCCGCTTCGGCGCCGAGTGGACCACGCCGGTGCAGGGGCTGACCGCGCGCGCCGGGTTCCTGCACGACTCCGGGGCCTCGGACGCGAACCACTACTCGCCGACCCTGCCGGACGCCTCGCTCTGGGCGGTCTCGGTCGGCGCCGGCTACGCCTTCCTGCCGGGCTGGTCGGTGGACGCGGCGTTCTTCCGGGCCATGTACGACACCGTGGACGCCACCAACTCGGTGAGCTTCCCGGGCGTCTACAAGGACAGCGCCAACGTCTACAGCATCGGCGTGAGCTGGCACGTGCCGGTCGGGCCGAAGCTGGCCCAGGACGACGGCCGCACCGCGGCGAACCTCTTCCGCTAGCCGGCGCGAAGGGCGAGACGCGAACGGCGGTGGCTCTCCGGAGCCGCCGCCGTTTTTCTTTCGGGCTCATGCGAGGTTGAAGCGCCGCGCGTACTCAGCGTAGGAGAATCTCCGGCACCGCTCGCCGGCGCGGGCGCAGCAGCCGCTTTCTGCCGGGAAGCCGCCGGGTTGGCGCACGGAACGGACCCAGGGTACGTGAGTCTCCGGCACCGTCGCCCGGCACCGTCGCCGGGACCGTCGGAACGGCACCGCCGGGCACCGCCGGGACAGGCACCGCCGCCTCGCCCTCAGTGCACCACCTGGCTCCCGCCCAGCCCCGAGCGCGACTCGATGTACCTCCGCAGGATCTCGAGGTACTCGCCCGCCTCGCGCGCCCCGCAGACCAGCCACTCCTCGCCGATGACCAGGGCGGGCACGGCCTCGACCCCGTTCTCCACCGCCTCCTGGTAGTCGTCGAGCACGGCGCGCTCGGTGCCGGGGGCGTGGAGGGCGGCGACGAACCGGTCCATCTGCAGCCCGCTCCGGGCCGCCACCTCGATGAGCACGTCGTGGCGGGACACGTTGAGGCCGGCCACCAGCGCCGCCTCCCGCAGCCGCTCCCGCAGCACCTCCTCCCAGTGCGCCCCCTGCATCCGGGCGGCGGCGAGCGCCACCAGCGCGGGCACGGAGCAGCTCGGCGCGTCCCCGGTCGTCCAGAGGTCGGGGGAGAGGAACGCGCCGTCCGGTTGCCGCGCCGCCTTGCGGACCTCGCGCGCCATGCCCCGCCGCTCGGCCGGGCTGGGGGCGGCCGGCTCGGGGCGCAGCGGGAACGGCGCGTGGCGGAGCGGGGCGAAGTAGCCGTCGAGCAGCTTCACCGCCTGCAGCACCCGCTTCTCGGCGAGCCAGCACCAAGGGCTCACGACGTCGCCGTACAGCGTCAGGTCCACCGGGAATGATTCGCGCGGGTTCGGGTTCACGGTGACGGCATCTTAGCGGCCACCCCGCCCCCCAGAAAGGGACGGCCGAGCGAGCTGTTACTCCCTAATGTACCGAAAAGACGGGACAAAGTGATCCCGGTCACGAGGGGCTCGCGGGGATCCCTCCCCACCTCCGAGGGGGCAACCCCGCGCAATCCGGGGGGAACGCGCGCCGACCCGCCGGTGCCGGAGGTGGAGGCGCACGGCAGGCCGACCGGCAGAGAATCTTCGCGCCAGGCCCGCCTAGATGAGCCGCCGCTTCGCCCACCCCGCGTCATGGGCCCGGGCGAACTCGAGCGCGTGCTCCACGTACTGCCGGGCGATGTCCACCCCTGTCACCGCCTCCAGCTCCTCGAAGCCGGGCGAGCTGTTGACCTCCATGATCTTCGGCCCGGTCCGCGACTCGAGCATGTCCACGCCGGCCACCTCGAGCCCGATGACGTGGACCGCCCGCACCGCCACCTCGGCGAACTCGGGCGGCAGCTCGATCCGCTGGCCCGAGCCGCCCCGGTGGATGTTGGAGCGGAACTCGCCGGTCCGGGCCTGCCGCCGCATCGCCGCCACCACCCGGTCGCCGATGACGAGCGCCCGCACGTCCCGCCCCCGCGACTCGGCGATCATCTCCTGCAGCAGGATCTCCTGCCCCATCGACCAGAGGGTGTCGAGCATCCCCTCCACCTCGACCATGGAGTTCGCGATCATCACCCCGACGCCCTGCGTTCCCTGGATGAGCTTGATGATGCAGGGCAGGCCGCCCACGTCCTCCACCGCCGCCGCCACCTCCTCGCGGTAGCGGCACATCACCGTGCGCGGGATGTCGATGCCGAAGCGGGAGAGGAGCTGCAGCGCCCGGAGCTTGTCGCGGGCCCGGGCGATGGGGATCGAGTTCGCGATCACCGGCACGCCCATCATGTCGAGCTGGTTCACCACCGCGAGCCCGTAGCCGGTGATCGAGGCGCCGATGCGCGGGATGACCACGTCGAGCCCGCTCACGTCCTTGCCGCGGTAGGTGAGGCGCGAGGAGCCGCGCGCCAGCACGAGGTTGCAGCGGAGCGTGTCGAGCACGCGGGCCCGGTGGCCGAGCTCGCCGGTCGCCTGCACGAGCCGCCGCGTCGAGTAGAGCTTCTTGTTGCGGGAGAGGATGCCGACGGTGAGCCGCTCCGCCGCCGGTGGCCTGGGGCGCGCGGCGCGCGGCGCGCGCGCGACGGGGCGCTTCTTCCTCTTCATGGGCGCTTCACCTTAATTGATCGCTTCCCGCCCGGCTGCTAGAAAACCGAGTCTTACCCG from Anaeromyxobacter paludicola harbors:
- a CDS encoding DsbA family oxidoreductase, which produces MNPNPRESFPVDLTLYGDVVSPWCWLAEKRVLQAVKLLDGYFAPLRHAPFPLRPEPAAPSPAERRGMAREVRKAARQPDGAFLSPDLWTTGDAPSCSVPALVALAAARMQGAHWEEVLRERLREAALVAGLNVSRHDVLIEVAARSGLQMDRFVAALHAPGTERAVLDDYQEAVENGVEAVPALVIGEEWLVCGAREAGEYLEILRRYIESRSGLGGSQVVH
- a CDS encoding OmpP1/FadL family transporter produces the protein MRKPITALALLALPVLALASGYSVPNYNPRDLALADSAVAAQDGAAAVYRNPAALAGLEGVDLVLGGSLIDLRSDWTATAAQQAAGVSPTAASMYPKAVFPPGIYASYGGAIAGHRFGVGAGFNIPAGGNVYWRNDWPGSTDIISVNRKVYAGYLSGGFQLVPGLKLGAGVVYYRTTELLDRSVDFISTQGYGKLGTSGDAWSYDLSFEWTPLRDVPFTIGLDYKHKGDQKLTGNATFLNVPPALAGQAADQAVTHELTVPNYLNVGLAYRVVPQLLLTGQYSFERYVVYRTDTFQGNQGVTIEVPRSWGNGHLFRFGAEWTTPVQGLTARAGFLHDSGASDANHYSPTLPDASLWAVSVGAGYAFLPGWSVDAAFFRAMYDTVDATNSVSFPGVYKDSANVYSIGVSWHVPVGPKLAQDDGRTAANLFR
- a CDS encoding ATP-grasp domain-containing protein; its protein translation is MKRKKRPVARAPRAARPRPPAAERLTVGILSRNKKLYSTRRLVQATGELGHRARVLDTLRCNLVLARGSSRLTYRGKDVSGLDVVIPRIGASITGYGLAVVNQLDMMGVPVIANSIPIARARDKLRALQLLSRFGIDIPRTVMCRYREEVAAAVEDVGGLPCIIKLIQGTQGVGVMIANSMVEVEGMLDTLWSMGQEILLQEMIAESRGRDVRALVIGDRVVAAMRRQARTGEFRSNIHRGGSGQRIELPPEFAEVAVRAVHVIGLEVAGVDMLESRTGPKIMEVNSSPGFEELEAVTGVDIARQYVEHALEFARAHDAGWAKRRLI